Proteins encoded in a region of the Lepeophtheirus salmonis chromosome 6, UVic_Lsal_1.4, whole genome shotgun sequence genome:
- the LOC121120234 gene encoding UPAR/Ly6 domain-containing protein qvr isoform X1: MPKEVVPFSGLSPLVPVLSLLLFGILFTKVESVAECMSGNSVKCFECNSREDFRCNDPFNWTTLPLVEDCTGCCVKMVQDIGTEKEFVRRTCTNYIEINLFIVDHVCMKEKRGKGKACYCETNECNGTIKYLRPNEGLLPLSLLFLTLVSAISSNLISSFSSYPPTIAAVASLEVT; this comes from the exons ATGCCCAAAGAAGTTGTTCCCTTCTCCGGACTATCTCCTCTAGTCCCCGTCCTATCTCTACTTCTTTTTGGAATCTTGTTCACAAAAGTGGAATCCGTCGCAGAATGCATGT ctGGAAATAGTGTCAAGTGCTTTGAATGTAATTCACGAGAAGACTTTCGTTGCAATGATCCATTTAATTGGACAACACTTCCTCTTGTAGAGGACTGTACAGGATGCTGTGTCAAAATGGTTCAAGATATTGGGACGG aaaaagaaTTCGTTCGAAGGACTTGTACAAACTATATCGAAATAAATCTCTTTATCGTGGACCACGTCTGTATGAAAGAGAAAAGAGGCAAAGGGAAGGCCTGTTATTGTGAAACAAATGAATGCAATGGAACTATTAAATATCTTCGTCCTAATGAGGGCCTACTCCCTCTGAGTCTTCTCTTCCTAACCCTTGTATCAGCAATATCTTCCAACTTGATTAGCTCCTTCTCTTCTTATCCCCCAACAATTGCTGCTGTAGCTTCTCTTGAAGTGACTTAA